One region of Strongyloides ratti genome assembly S_ratti_ED321, chromosome : X genomic DNA includes:
- a CDS encoding Major intrinsic protein family and Aquaporin-like domain-containing protein, which yields MYSTLTRPQPPVPYKTMYTQISSNPVIYPDEIYDTSTDTGISLNQPIGNNYLTNNGTNNYNYGTYTSQVDNIKNNDLIFNTIHGIDNNSNNYDGEQIPQYHDNDNFKEIYFSNRDINNFNKSQLVTETDMELGTEPYQIRTVLRNAPNQIETNNPRQLLIETTSLEKKYNSNCSAIIDRIIRPMVSEFIAVTFITFIYYHINEELQDRYLQNLQKIILMSFLEALIMTCLLTIFQTVHMSPMISIAHLFALSTSWFICIIMIFTQFAGTVAGILLYNVTSNSLDIIQPALIDNLKVEWKIVMIKLVVCQFVGTMLIVMCNLIITYRYGRGAIFIGKIIRGPLCYFTSIFLASFLSLLHSTVSWNPLQAFSLSFLESIRYNNIQVWENHYIFWSGPLLGTLVAVVLYRVIFAQDGKRLNIFYWCGPSNKKSNSQTLVSVPNNLENGNCCRYMSQHV from the exons ATGTATTCAACTTTGACAAGGCCGCAACCTCCTGTTCCATATAAAACAATGTATACGCAAATATCTTCTAATCCAGTAATCTATCCAGATGAAATATACGATACATCAACAGACACAGGAATATCATTAAATCAACCTATtggaaataattatttaacaaataatggtacaaataattataattatggAACTTATACTAGTCAAgtagataatattaaaaataatgatttaatttttaatacaattcatggtattgataataatagtaataattatGATGGTGAACAAATACCTCAATACcatgataatgataattttaaagaaatatatttttcaaatagagatataaataattttaataaaagtcaATTAGTTACAGAAACTGATATGGAATTAGGTACTGAACCATATCAAATAAGAACAGTTTTAAGAAATGCACCAAATCAAATAGAAACAAATAATCCAAGACAATTGCTTATTGAAACAACTtctttagaaaaaaaa tataactCTAATTGCTCAGCAATAATCGACCGAATAATACGACCAATGGTATCTGAATTTATTGCCGTTACATTTATTACAttcatttattatcatattaatGAAGAACTTCAAGATAGATATTTACAAAatcttcaaaaaattatattaatgtcATTTCTGGAAGCATTAATAATGACATGTTTATTGACAATCTTTCAAac tgTTCATATGTCACCAATGATATCAATAGCACATCTTTTTGCTTTGTCAACATCATGgtttatttgtattattatgatatttaCACAATTTGCAGGAACAGTAGCAggaattttattatataat gTTACATCAAATAGTTTGGATATAATACAACCAGctttaattgataatttaaaagtagaATGGAAAATAGTAATGATAAAGTTAGTTGTTTGTCAATTTGTTGGAACGATGCTTATAGTTATgtgtaatttaattattacatACCGTTATGGAAGAGGGGCTATATTTATaggaaaaataataagaggTCCTTTATGTTATTTTACAAGTATATTTTTAGCCTCCTTTTTATCACTTCTTCATTCAACTGTTTCATGGAATCCATTACAAGCATTTTCACTATCATTTTTAGAATCTATACGctataataatattcaagTTTGGGaaaatcattatattttttggtCTGGACCACTTTTAGGTACACTTGTAGCAGTTGTTTTATATAGAGTAATATTTGCGCAAGATGGAAAGcgtttaaatattttctattggTGTGGTccatcaaataaaaaatctaaCTCACAGACATTAGTTAGTGTGCcaaataatttagaaaatggTAATTGCTGTCGATACATG